The segment ACCCATTGGGAATGGAGCCTAAACATCACACGGATCTGGCACCAAGATCTCTCAcccatttaaaatgttgctACCATGGCCAGTACCAAAAAGGACACTGTGGTATTTAAACAGTCACCATATACAACCTGACTGAAGACTGTGAAATGTGGTGAAATCAATGATGACCGAGAAGCATCCTGGAACAAGGAAGTgacagaaaagagcaaaataGAAAAGCCTGAATTCGCAGTGGAAGGAGCGGAGGGAGCAAAAAACAACTTGCCTACCAAATGTCCCCTGCAGAAGCTTCTTTGCTCTTGGagtgtctgtctgcagagacaCCCAGACTGTTTTCATCAGCCACTCATTTAGCAGTTAATTTATGCTTCTAGTAGAGACTGTGAACATTTCTGTGTGGGCAAAAGGGCACTTTTATTACAGAATGTCTTGAAATTAATTCAGCAAGAGATTAGTGTGGATCACGCTCTTTATGACGTCCGGTATCACCCTGTGGTTTGTAAAGGAGTCAAGGGGATTGAGCAGCGAAAAGAGAAGAAGGCTGCTCCATCTGGTGGTGACTACCAGAAAAGACAGTCACAGATTTGGCACAAACACTGAGCTGACAAAAGGAGAATCAGGGGTAGAGGTAGAAAATGAGAAGACGAGTATcagaagacacacagagagccaGTATGATTCAGGAAATGCTGGCAAAGATGCGGACTGGATGGGAcgcagagagagatagagatatGTCACCCTAATTTGGTGTGTTATTATTCACTCGGGATGAGTGCTGGGATGAAACCGGTCATACATCACAGTGGCAACGCTGTCAAATAGTCCCTGTCTCTGCCACACCACTGGCAAGCCGCTCTAGTACACGATGCCAGTGCTGTGAGTtaagagggagaagagaagagataaaGGAAGaatgagagacagaaggaaagaaaggggGCAGGATATTTCCTCCGCTACCAAACAGCCAGCAGCTAAATAGAGTCATACATAACGTTCACATGTcagtgacaaaataaataactttttgaAATTAACGGTGGTTTCAAATACTTCTGACCTCCAGTTTAGGAATTTCACATGCAAATATAACCACATGGGAAAACGAAAAATATCTCATCACATTGACAAAGAAATCCTACAATTTATAAATCTTACAATGAAATGTTTGCCAGATTACACTATAAACTGTAGATTTAACACTAGCAACCATTTTAACATGGGGTTAACTTGCTATGCCACTGTTCTAGGAAAGCTTGGTATGATTGGTTGTTGAGAGCAAGGACAGCTTATGTGTTGgaagtggccgagtcaaagctCAGACCATCACAGTTATGTGATGGAACTTTTAACAGTCCCACGAGTCATGATATTACAACTTGCTGATATGTGGCTCCACCTCCTATGGTTATGTGATAGCAAGGTGTAGGCATACGTTTGAGTGGCAGCGTTGTGTCTCAGACAGGCCATGCTGTGGCGGCAGGTGTCATGATGGAACACGTGTTTGCTTATTGCCTGGTCTAGATTCGTGTTGACAAGGGCTGTGCACccaaagcaaataaacagcatCTTGCATAAATAGAAAAGATTTGTATTGGGTTTGTTCTATGTGCATATTGTCATggctgtgtctcccagcacacacaaacttttACGTGCAGTCCAAGAAATTCAGTCATGTCCACAAGTTGTCTCTGCAAATGTTTGAAGAGGTGGGTGAGGATGAAAATTCATGAAGAACAGATGGGTTCAGGGGGAACAGGTCTGATTTGAGTATGGCTCATCCAAATGCATTTCCTCAGAATCTGGCACACTGAACCTTATTTACAGCTGTATCTCAAAACCTGATGTGTGCAGTACTATACATAGcttttcaacacatttcatgttttattaattggAAATTCACTAAGAAGTAGTTGAAcgttgttttaaaatatttctatattgACTTCTGATCAGATTGTAAGTCAGCAAAGGAAGTTTTAGTCATAGGAAGGTGGTACCTCTAGATCTCTCctgtaatactgtattttcacttttattataACAAGCTCTGAGTGATAACTGTGTGAACTCTCGTTTTCCAGCTCCATGTGATGCAGATGCCTTCTTCTGTCACAGTAACATGTGCATAAACAACACACTGGTGTGTAATGGCATGCAGAACTGTGTCTACCCCTGGGATGAGAACCAATGTAAAGGTGAGAcgttacatttaatttgatagAAGGAGCATTTGTAGGttcaaaaccaaagctgcagcaCCGCCGAGAGCGGCGGGCGGTGCATCCTAAATCACTCTTTATTTACGCTATACTCCACTGTGTTCCTTGCTCCTCACTCAATCCCAAATTTTGTTCGCTTGTGTTTATGTATTGAGGAGCACTGTGGCGGCCACTGAAAGGGAACAGccaaatggaaaagaagaagaaaaatctcTAAAGGactgctttattttgtttgttttgttattgttgtgagAAATATGTGGAAATGTATAGTCCTAATGGCACCACTTTCTACTAAATTAGAGAATGTAACATATAACAGCAAAAGGTCTCACAACTACCACTGAGTGACTGAAAAATTACAATGAATCTGTGTCAGAAATctttacagtatacagtaaagTACTGAATGACTAATGGTGCAAAGGAAGCTGTGAATGATTAGACTTTTCTAacagtgttaatgtttctgtacGTGCTGTCATGTGATTCACTACTCCAGTCATTATTTGGATTATTTCCTCTGTGAAACcactataaaaacacatattggctttattttattctttattttacctTGCTTCTATGCCAAGCAAGTGACGTCCTGAGTATTCCCTGACTTTGTGATGCTGTCagtttcttcatttcctctgtagTTCATCCCCTCACTCCACCCTGATAGAAAAGCCCCTGGATCTATACATTGATCTGCCGTGTTGTGCTGCAACACTGCCAGCTCTATGATTTATCCCTAAATCTGACTTGATCTGTTTTCCTTATTGCAGcatctttatatatatttctatatgttTATCATGCTGTCCTAATAATATGCTGAGGCGTGTGAAGCGTCTGGAGATGAGttagtttctctcttttttattattattattattatgttgcaAATTGATCCCCCCTCTGTTGCTTGACCTTTTATGATCCATCACTGTTACTCACGTACAGAGGATTTGATCTATATGGCCGctaccttgatccctcttgCGTTTAAACTCCCACATTAATAAATgctatgtgtttttaattatcattttgctgttgtgtttggGTTATCATTCACACATGCTctaatttgtttttccattaaaCCCGCTAGAGAATATGTGTACAtccagtttctctttatttttttatccccTTCCTTTAGCAGAAAAGTTGCACAGTCTGTGTATTTTGTAATTCTCTCAAGCTTTGAGCAGAGCCGGTGACAAATTGCATCAATTAAGTAAATCCTGCATGGCTAGTTCCTCACTCACACTAACTTACCTTTCCATCCAGCAGTCTGAATTTGACATTATGCACAACTCAGCAAGAAGAGACGGTGTTATCCAGCCTGTTACTCTGTCTTCTGCATTCTCCCTGCTCTGTTAAATCACTGGACCACTGCAGTGCCCACATTTGTCCTCATTAGTAGTAAAATGTcaagttttattcttttctccTTTATGCTTCTGAATGGACCTATTTACTGTCATTGAAACCCATTGTGCTGTGCTACAAGTTCATCCAGCACTTAGACCTAAATGTCACAGATCCCACCACAGATTGGCTCTCTACACATTGGGATCCTTTTTGTCCATCTGTTTGGACTGGACATGATATGGTCCATTTCCTCTACATGTGAGCCATGATTTCTTGTTATTTGAGGTCTGTATTGGTTATATTCTAATCAAagttctctctctgtgttctgctgtgtctttctcactgtacagagaagagaaaagccAACATCCTGGACAATCTGAACAACACAAATGGGACCATAATCGGCGTCACCTGTTGCATCGTGCTCATCCTCCTCATCGTCTCTGTCATTGTCCAGATCAAGCAGCCACGTAAGAAATACGTCCTGCGACGTGAGGACTTTGACCCCACCATGTTCCAGGAGGTCTTTGAGCCGCCCCACTACGAGCTGTGTACTTTAAGAAGTGCCACCACAGCCGCAGCGGCCTCTGCAGACTTAGTTGACCTGGCCGAAGATTTTGAGAACTACCACGCCCTTCGGCGTGCCTCCTCGCGCTGCGTCTATGATCACCACTGTGGCTCCTCTTCCAATCCTGGCTCTGCCCAcatatcccagctgtcactcaGTGGACGAGGAAGCCGTGGAAATTTGAGCGCTCGTGACACGGCGGCCACCACTCTGCTCTCAGACTTTCCGCAGCCTCCCATGGCAGTGCGGCCCTTGCTGCCGGCCACGGGGAACCGCAGGAGCATCCTCGTGATGAAGCACAGCTACTCACAAGAGGCAGCGGACAATGGATGCGACCTGGACGACGACCTGGAAGAAGTTCCCACCACCAGCCACCGGCTTTCACGCCACGAAAAGGCAGTGCAGCGGTCAGTATCTATAGATTTCTGATAAGGGAAGAACACCACCCGTAGAGTTAACTGTGGGGATGTTTGCGTGTATGGGATCCttaaatttcttttcttttcctcttatttcagcttcttctttctcgcattcttttttaaattataaaagcTTCTCTTTTGCATTGATCTTTTTACCCCCTCTTTTAtcattaaaaccttttaaactTTTCACAAAGGGCTAAATTATGATTGCCCCTCTTGCATGCTCATCCTTGAACATGGCAAGCACCCCCTGCTAGCTTTCCCTAAATGGTGATTTGTAGCCTACACCTATAAACTCCACTGTACTTTGAGGTTTGTCACAGACCTTTAAGCAAATACACACCTCAATTCATTATATGATCAGTCCAGTTCTGACTGGTAACACAAGGGCTTGAATCAGTGCCTGATATTTATAGTGATGGCTTATTTCATTAACACTGATCAGAAATAATGATCAGAAATTATG is part of the Anabas testudineus chromosome 2, fAnaTes1.2, whole genome shotgun sequence genome and harbors:
- the neto1l gene encoding neuropilin and tolloid-like protein 1 isoform X3, giving the protein MVNWKRWDSQQVTTSLQIRTLQTWEFPHLCPVACQYDMVGPEGIVESHQITRDGKAGAAEAIDCKWYIRAPPRSKIYLRFLDYEMANSNECKRNFVAVYDGGSSVEDLKSKFCSTVANDIMLVSTLGVIRMWADEASRKSRFRILYTTYQEPPCDADAFFCHSNMCINNTLVCNGMQNCVYPWDENQCKEKRKANILDNLNNTNGTIIGVTCCIVLILLIVSVIVQIKQPRKKYVLRREDFDPTMFQEVFEPPHYELCTLRSATTAAAASADLVDLAEDFENYHALRRASSRCVYDHHCGSSSNPGSAHISQLSLSGRGSRGNLSARDTAATTLLSDFPQPPMAVRPLLPATGNRRSILVMKHSYSQEAADNGCDLDDDLEEVPTTSHRLSRHEKAVQRFCLIGSLSKHESEYNTTRV